The proteins below come from a single Zea mays cultivar B73 chromosome 8, Zm-B73-REFERENCE-NAM-5.0, whole genome shotgun sequence genomic window:
- the LOC103636655 gene encoding oxysterol-binding protein-related protein 3C: protein MITGKWNKSLSCQPCDQEGDSLPGTELKEIWRVAPAPQGDKYQYTQFAHKINSFDTAPKKLLASDSRLRPDRYALKKGDMSKSGAEKSRLEEQQRAEKRTREAKGEQFTPRWFNLTDVVSPTPWGDLEIYEYNGKYTEHRAAIDGSDVTDETDVTSVKFSPWQYGRSSSQ from the exons ATGATTACAGGGAAGTGGAACAAGTCCCTGAGTTGCCAACCATGTGACCAAGAAGGCGATTCGCTTCCAGGCACGGAGCTGAAGGAG ATCTGGAGAGTTGCTCCTGCCCCACAGGGCGACAAGTATCAGTACACACAATTTGCACACAAAATAAACAGCTTCGACACGGCACCTAAGAAGCTGTTGGCATCTGATTCACGGTTGAGGCCTGATAGATATGCCCTCAAGAAGGGTGACATGTCTAAGTCTGGGGCAGAGAAGAGCAG GCTCGAGGAACAACAGAGAGCTGAGAAACGAACTCGAGAGGCCAAGGGCGAGCAATTTACTCCTAGATGGTTCAACCTGACAGATGTGGTCTCCCCTACACCGTGGGGTGACCTGGAAATTTATGAATACAACGGAAAATACACAGAGCACCGGGCTGCCATAGACGGCTCCGATGTCACCGACGAGACAGATGTCACTTCAGTCAAGTTCAGCCCATGGCAATATGGTAGATCATCTTCCCAATGA